Proteins encoded by one window of Erysipelothrix rhusiopathiae:
- the rpoD gene encoding RNA polymerase sigma factor RpoD: MAAKKLKTLEEVKESFLKQYEKKRVLLNDDVEKAIDHLNLNDDDSEELFEWFTEKGIILSDDEDDIDEEVMLEAGEPDVDDDFISDEAEEDEIFDDSLNKVDLSSYENELTSANMVRINDPVKMYLKEIGRVNLLDAKDEPEIARRLQEGEQAKEFIINKYKEIVDPAITDEELAERLTENQIGYFFDDFEAYLTENGDEENLAFLTNWVATYYDGLEARRILISANLRLVVSIAKKYVGRGMLFLDLIQEGNMGLVKAVEKFDYTKGFKFSTYATWWIRQAITRAIADQARTIRIPVHMVETINKLTRIQRSLVQTLGREPTAEEIAAEMENITPEKVREIQKIALDPVSLETPIGEEDDSHLGDFIEDKDALSPDEYANNQLLKEEIKMVLEGLTEREEKVLRLRFGLEDGRTRTLEEVGKEFNVTRERIRQIEAKALRKLKHPTRSKRLRDFVDKR, translated from the coding sequence ATGGCAGCTAAAAAATTAAAAACATTAGAAGAAGTTAAAGAGAGTTTTCTAAAACAATATGAGAAAAAGCGTGTTCTATTAAATGATGATGTAGAGAAGGCAATCGATCACCTTAATTTGAATGACGATGATTCAGAAGAGCTTTTTGAATGGTTCACGGAAAAAGGAATCATTTTAAGTGATGATGAAGATGATATTGATGAGGAGGTAATGCTCGAAGCTGGAGAACCAGATGTCGATGATGATTTTATTAGTGATGAAGCAGAAGAGGATGAGATTTTTGATGACTCACTAAATAAAGTTGACCTTAGCTCATATGAAAATGAATTAACCAGTGCAAATATGGTACGTATTAACGATCCCGTTAAGATGTATCTTAAGGAAATTGGTCGTGTTAATCTTTTAGATGCTAAAGATGAGCCTGAAATTGCACGCCGTCTCCAAGAAGGGGAACAAGCAAAAGAATTTATTATCAACAAGTATAAAGAAATTGTTGATCCTGCGATTACAGATGAAGAACTTGCAGAACGATTAACAGAAAACCAAATTGGTTACTTTTTTGATGATTTCGAAGCGTACCTCACCGAAAATGGTGATGAAGAAAACTTAGCGTTCCTGACAAACTGGGTTGCGACATATTATGATGGTTTAGAAGCACGTCGCATTCTTATTTCAGCAAACCTTCGTCTTGTAGTTTCAATCGCTAAAAAATATGTTGGTCGTGGAATGCTATTCTTGGACTTAATTCAAGAAGGAAACATGGGTCTTGTTAAAGCCGTTGAAAAATTTGACTATACAAAAGGATTTAAGTTCTCGACATATGCTACATGGTGGATTCGTCAAGCGATTACACGCGCAATTGCTGACCAAGCACGTACAATTCGAATTCCAGTTCATATGGTGGAAACAATTAATAAATTGACACGAATCCAAAGATCACTTGTTCAAACATTAGGACGTGAACCAACTGCTGAAGAAATTGCGGCAGAGATGGAAAACATTACACCTGAAAAAGTTCGTGAAATTCAAAAAATTGCTTTAGATCCTGTTTCTTTGGAAACACCTATTGGTGAAGAAGATGATTCACATCTTGGAGATTTTATTGAAGATAAAGACGCATTATCACCTGATGAGTATGCTAATAATCAACTTCTAAAAGAAGAAATTAAGATGGTACTTGAAGGTTTAACAGAACGGGAAGAAAAGGTCTTACGATTGAGATTTGGTTTAGAGGACGGCCGTACACGTACCTTGGAAGAGGTTGGAAAAGAGTTTAACGTTACTCGTGAACGTATTCGTCAAATCGAAGCAAAAGCACTTCGCAAGTTGAAACATCCAACTCGATCAAAACGATTAAGAGACTTTGTAGACAAACGATAA
- a CDS encoding peptidoglycan D,D-transpeptidase FtsI family protein — protein sequence MGIFKRRKKTDNYTGSSEHLKQGLDLDKMINTRLKIFVLILVAIAAGLVFRLYKIQIVGQSHYEDLLSKYSSPPVRMPTMRGEFLDSKGRIIVSNKAVNSITYYPSKMPKGMKEEEVALKFAKQFEIKDELNEDDLKVLWLRKNKLGESLLSEEDRKTIKETDMDQSAVEALKKSRITKEMTDTLSKDDRLAFQVQVKMGNIQMGQPSIILEEATNEQISYLAEHAAEFPGFSRTTSWKREPNKEVDLMSLIGDLGDVPYEKRDYYVAEGYELSEQVGAYGLEYQYENFLSGYNSEYERTSGSKFKLQKDGRKGNDIRLTIDMDLQKEMEKIVKERLDYQKSIGERTKINNQIHVVATDPQTGDILGIVAMVRGKDGKYYNDPQLTMLQGYPVGSTIKGATVYMGLDTGVMKPGETVNDTPMYIEGTPPRHSWRNLGIVDDQTALQHSSNIYMFNVAIRLGGSSYVPNGPLVFTDAEKTFAQMRNYYSQFGLGVRTQVDYPREEIGYKGGTTNSGSLLEFAIGQFDNYNAMQLSQYITTVANGGYRLQPHFVKEALNHDTHRPVYQNNVNILNSLENKEMLERVRSGMRLCASSNMCGDLIATVPYSAAAKTGTAQAYDPEIGSYINNTYVAFAPYEQPKIAVACIAPLAYTEDLSNPVTNICTSTGDRIVDAYMNLK from the coding sequence ATGGGTATTTTTAAGCGACGAAAAAAAACTGACAATTACACGGGAAGTAGTGAACACCTAAAACAAGGATTAGATCTTGATAAGATGATTAATACACGTCTTAAAATCTTTGTTTTAATATTGGTTGCGATTGCTGCGGGTCTTGTCTTTAGATTATATAAGATTCAAATTGTAGGTCAAAGTCATTATGAAGATTTACTTTCTAAATACTCATCGCCACCTGTTCGAATGCCCACTATGCGGGGTGAATTTCTGGATTCAAAGGGTCGAATTATCGTTTCAAATAAAGCAGTAAATTCAATAACATATTATCCTTCTAAGATGCCTAAGGGCATGAAAGAGGAGGAGGTGGCTCTTAAATTTGCAAAGCAATTTGAGATTAAAGATGAATTGAATGAAGATGATCTCAAGGTATTGTGGTTGAGAAAGAACAAACTTGGAGAAAGTCTTTTATCCGAAGAAGACCGAAAAACGATCAAAGAAACAGATATGGATCAAAGTGCTGTTGAGGCATTGAAGAAAAGTAGAATCACAAAAGAAATGACAGATACACTTTCTAAAGATGACCGTCTTGCATTTCAAGTCCAAGTCAAGATGGGGAATATCCAAATGGGACAACCATCAATTATTTTAGAAGAAGCTACCAATGAACAAATTTCTTATTTAGCGGAACATGCAGCTGAGTTTCCAGGTTTCTCGCGTACTACATCTTGGAAACGAGAACCCAATAAAGAAGTTGATCTTATGTCGCTAATTGGTGATTTAGGTGATGTTCCTTATGAAAAACGCGATTACTATGTAGCTGAGGGATATGAACTGAGTGAACAAGTAGGAGCGTACGGTCTGGAATATCAGTATGAAAACTTCTTATCAGGTTATAATAGTGAATATGAACGAACATCGGGAAGTAAATTCAAATTACAGAAGGATGGTCGGAAAGGGAATGACATTCGTTTAACCATTGATATGGATTTACAAAAAGAAATGGAAAAAATTGTCAAGGAACGATTAGATTATCAGAAGAGTATTGGCGAGCGCACAAAAATTAATAATCAGATCCATGTTGTAGCAACAGACCCTCAAACAGGCGACATTCTCGGTATCGTAGCGATGGTTCGTGGCAAAGATGGTAAATATTACAACGATCCACAATTAACGATGCTACAAGGTTATCCTGTCGGTTCGACAATCAAGGGTGCAACGGTCTATATGGGCCTTGATACAGGGGTTATGAAGCCGGGAGAGACTGTGAATGATACACCAATGTACATTGAAGGAACACCGCCACGACATTCATGGCGTAATCTTGGTATTGTAGATGATCAAACTGCATTACAACACTCATCTAATATATACATGTTTAATGTTGCGATACGTCTAGGTGGTTCATCTTACGTTCCAAATGGACCCCTTGTATTTACGGATGCTGAAAAAACATTTGCCCAAATGAGAAACTATTATAGTCAATTTGGTTTAGGTGTTCGTACTCAAGTGGATTACCCACGGGAAGAAATTGGTTATAAAGGTGGTACGACAAATTCGGGGTCATTGCTTGAATTTGCAATTGGACAATTTGATAACTACAATGCTATGCAACTGAGTCAATACATCACGACAGTGGCTAATGGAGGATACCGATTACAACCTCATTTTGTCAAAGAGGCATTGAATCATGATACGCATCGTCCAGTTTACCAAAATAATGTAAATATTTTGAATTCATTAGAAAATAAAGAAATGCTTGAACGTGTTCGATCGGGTATGCGTTTATGTGCTTCTTCAAATATGTGTGGGGATTTAATTGCAACAGTGCCATACAGTGCTGCTGCAAAAACGGGTACCGCACAAGCGTACGATCCAGAGATTGGTTCATACATCAATAATACGTATGTTGCATTTGCTCCTTATGAGCAACCTAAGATTGCGGTTGCGTGCATTGCACCCCTTGCATATACAGAAGATTTGTCGAATCCTGTTACAAATATTTGTACTTCAACGGGAGATCGAATTGTAGATGCGTATATGAATTTAAAATAA
- a CDS encoding glycine--tRNA ligase codes for MKKYEFETIVNHVRTSGFVFQGSEIYGGLANTWDFGPLGIELKQNVKKLWWESFVSRNPYNVGIQSAILMNPSVWQASGHLDTFNDPLMDCRKCNTRHRADKLIEEFSETEINAGVMSNEDMELYIQEHQIPCPNCGGHDFTNIRQFNLMFKTFQGVTEDTSNAIYLRPETAQGMFVNYRNVQRSMRKKLPFGIAQIGKSFRNEITPGQFIFRTREFEQMELEFFVKPGEDLEWYEYWKKFAMDWLIGLGIKPENLRLREHDEDELSHYSKGTSDIEYRFPWGFDELWGIADRTDYDLKQHQEHSKVSMEYLDPETNEKYIPYCVEPSLGVERLMLALICEAYDEEELENDTRVVMHFSPKLAPTQVCVLPLSKKLSEPAREIMHKLMGSFACDFDETASIGKRYRRQDAIGTPFCITFDFDSLEDEKVTLRYRDSMEQVRVSVDEAIALMNAEINK; via the coding sequence ATGAAAAAATATGAATTTGAGACGATAGTAAACCATGTAAGAACAAGTGGTTTTGTCTTTCAAGGTAGTGAGATTTATGGTGGTTTAGCGAATACTTGGGATTTTGGTCCTTTAGGAATCGAACTTAAACAAAATGTTAAGAAATTATGGTGGGAATCATTTGTTTCTCGTAATCCATATAACGTTGGGATTCAATCCGCAATTTTAATGAATCCATCTGTGTGGCAGGCAAGTGGTCACTTAGATACTTTTAATGATCCTTTGATGGATTGTCGAAAATGTAATACTCGACACCGCGCGGATAAACTTATCGAAGAATTTTCTGAGACAGAAATTAATGCGGGTGTGATGAGTAATGAGGATATGGAACTGTATATTCAAGAGCATCAAATTCCATGTCCTAATTGTGGTGGTCATGATTTTACAAATATTCGTCAATTTAACTTAATGTTTAAAACATTTCAAGGTGTAACAGAAGATACTTCAAATGCGATATATCTTCGCCCAGAAACGGCACAAGGAATGTTTGTTAATTATCGAAATGTTCAACGTTCGATGCGTAAGAAATTACCGTTTGGAATTGCTCAAATTGGTAAATCATTTAGAAATGAGATTACACCAGGTCAATTCATTTTTAGAACACGTGAATTTGAACAAATGGAACTTGAGTTCTTTGTAAAACCAGGAGAAGACCTTGAATGGTATGAGTACTGGAAAAAATTCGCAATGGATTGGTTAATTGGATTAGGAATTAAGCCTGAGAATTTACGACTTAGAGAGCATGATGAAGATGAATTATCTCATTACTCAAAAGGTACAAGTGATATCGAGTACCGTTTCCCATGGGGATTTGATGAGTTATGGGGTATTGCAGATCGTACAGATTATGACCTTAAACAACATCAAGAGCACTCTAAAGTAAGTATGGAATATTTAGATCCGGAAACAAACGAAAAGTATATACCTTACTGTGTAGAGCCTTCTTTAGGGGTTGAACGATTGATGCTTGCATTGATTTGTGAAGCTTATGATGAAGAGGAACTTGAAAATGATACACGTGTTGTAATGCATTTTTCTCCAAAACTTGCGCCAACACAAGTTTGTGTTTTACCGCTTTCAAAAAAATTGAGCGAACCAGCGCGTGAGATTATGCACAAATTAATGGGTTCTTTTGCTTGTGATTTTGATGAAACTGCAAGTATTGGTAAACGTTACCGTCGTCAAGACGCAATTGGAACACCATTCTGTATTACATTTGATTTTGATTCTTTAGAAGATGAAAAAGTTACTTTACGTTACCGTGATTCAATGGAACAAGTTCGTGTAAGTGTAGACGAAGCGATTGCATTGATGAATGCAGAAATTAATAAATAA
- a CDS encoding class I SAM-dependent methyltransferase, producing the protein MKLSNRLTEIFNLIPDKARVADVGTDHGLLLIKAIQEHKAIRGYGLDIAEKPLQQARENVERFGFHDKIELHLGNGLEGFKGDADCFVIAGMGAETIWSIISNYKFKVNDTIIIQSNTKNAWLRQTVAINGFDIVDERFLLEREIPVFIMVIKISTSTNNALTQEDVLIGPVLKQHITEDYLIYLTNRANHLYSIKKHNVAFETEYNTIRNILEKEC; encoded by the coding sequence ATGAAGCTTTCGAATCGACTTACAGAGATTTTTAATTTGATTCCTGACAAAGCACGGGTTGCTGATGTAGGAACAGACCATGGATTACTCCTGATTAAAGCAATTCAAGAGCATAAGGCGATTAGGGGTTATGGTCTTGATATTGCTGAAAAACCATTACAACAAGCACGTGAGAACGTTGAGCGTTTTGGTTTTCATGATAAAATTGAACTCCACCTTGGTAATGGGCTTGAAGGATTTAAAGGCGATGCAGATTGCTTTGTAATTGCAGGCATGGGTGCAGAAACAATATGGTCTATAATTTCTAATTATAAATTTAAGGTGAATGATACAATAATCATTCAATCAAATACAAAAAATGCTTGGCTTCGACAAACAGTAGCCATAAACGGATTTGACATTGTTGATGAGCGTTTTCTTTTAGAACGTGAGATTCCTGTTTTTATTATGGTAATAAAAATCTCAACATCAACTAATAATGCATTAACACAGGAAGATGTGTTGATTGGTCCTGTGTTAAAACAACATATTACAGAAGATTATTTAATCTATTTAACCAATCGCGCAAATCATCTATATTCAATCAAAAAGCACAATGTTGCTTTTGAAACGGAATATAACACCATAAGAAATATTTTAGAAAAGGAGTGTTAA
- the dnaG gene encoding DNA primase, with the protein MKRMPEELINDIRSKTDIVDTISRYMTLSKKGKNYWGVCPFHDDNNPSMSVSPDRQIYKCFVCGAGGNVFSFVKDFEKIGFIDAVVKTASFIDIDVTEYEPQNTVPVDEEKLKLFQALDETQKFTEFQLYTKTGKDALSKLEARGYSMELIKKFGIGVAFGDNQLSKYLIAKGFNEKELVDADLVRVTDRGIEDVFYQRIMFPIYDRHGRVIAFSARALSDENKVKYINTSETRLYTKGLTIYNLHNAKEAARKHDFILVAEGVTDTIAFTKSGYDNTVSLLGVACTNEQIQMLKQCSSNVVLAFDGDRAGLEATYQVGMKLRKAHCSVTVWYNDTGLDPDECIREYGIERVQKGVDDRINWLDFLMSYGIGNYGLDSFDNRKRVVQFMIDHLKNEDELEQSYYLKKLSDKTNFEYSVLSQQLNARSVMIERDTPLISNNVSNTMEFNVNIPERAILRQMLISKEAAYLYRDQLGFLVSDLATDFALIILDCYRNQEVIEIADILSLNISEKMKKFAIDIESSDLLDGYNRASMEQNINLIRNHLVVMGIHDMKGRVLQQDKIDDQAALLEEAIKQLRNKNKREGEH; encoded by the coding sequence ATGAAGCGAATGCCAGAAGAACTGATCAATGACATTCGTTCGAAAACGGATATCGTTGATACCATTTCTCGATACATGACACTATCAAAAAAGGGCAAAAATTACTGGGGGGTTTGCCCTTTTCATGATGATAACAATCCGTCAATGTCTGTTTCACCAGATCGACAAATCTATAAATGTTTTGTTTGTGGAGCGGGAGGGAATGTTTTTTCTTTTGTTAAGGATTTTGAAAAAATTGGATTTATTGATGCAGTAGTGAAAACAGCATCTTTTATTGATATTGATGTCACAGAATACGAACCGCAAAATACTGTTCCGGTAGATGAAGAAAAATTAAAGTTGTTTCAAGCACTCGATGAAACTCAAAAATTTACTGAATTTCAGCTTTATACAAAAACAGGTAAAGATGCGTTAAGTAAGCTTGAAGCGCGTGGATACAGCATGGAATTGATTAAGAAGTTCGGTATTGGTGTTGCATTTGGCGACAATCAATTATCAAAATACTTAATTGCAAAAGGCTTTAATGAAAAAGAACTCGTGGATGCGGATTTAGTACGCGTAACAGATCGTGGTATTGAAGATGTGTTTTATCAGCGAATTATGTTCCCAATCTATGACCGTCATGGTCGTGTGATTGCTTTTAGTGCACGAGCTTTGAGCGATGAGAACAAAGTCAAATATATCAATACGTCAGAGACACGATTGTATACTAAGGGTTTAACGATTTATAACTTACACAATGCAAAGGAAGCGGCAAGAAAGCATGATTTTATTCTTGTAGCCGAAGGTGTAACGGATACAATTGCCTTTACAAAATCAGGCTATGATAATACCGTTTCACTATTGGGTGTCGCATGTACAAATGAACAAATTCAAATGTTGAAGCAATGCAGTTCGAATGTTGTTTTAGCGTTTGATGGTGATCGTGCAGGACTTGAAGCAACATACCAAGTAGGAATGAAATTGCGTAAAGCACATTGCTCAGTAACAGTATGGTATAATGATACGGGATTAGATCCAGATGAGTGTATACGTGAATATGGCATTGAACGTGTACAGAAAGGTGTCGATGATCGTATAAATTGGCTTGATTTTTTAATGAGTTATGGAATTGGTAATTATGGTTTAGATTCATTTGATAATCGTAAGCGCGTAGTTCAATTTATGATTGACCATTTAAAAAATGAAGACGAATTAGAACAAAGCTACTATCTCAAAAAACTTTCAGATAAGACAAATTTTGAATACAGCGTATTATCACAACAATTAAACGCGCGCAGCGTAATGATTGAACGCGATACACCGTTGATTTCAAATAATGTTTCAAATACCATGGAATTTAATGTTAATATCCCCGAAAGAGCGATTTTGAGACAAATGCTGATTTCTAAAGAAGCAGCGTATTTATATCGTGATCAATTAGGATTTTTAGTGTCAGATCTAGCAACCGATTTTGCACTCATTATCTTAGATTGTTATCGAAATCAAGAAGTTATCGAAATTGCAGATATACTATCACTAAATATATCTGAAAAAATGAAAAAATTTGCTATCGATATTGAATCAAGCGACTTATTAGATGGCTATAATCGAGCAAGTATGGAGCAAAATATTAATTTGATTCGAAATCATCTTGTCGTCATGGGAATCCATGATATGAAGGGTCGGGTGCTTCAACAAGATAAGATTGATGATCAAGCGGCACTACTCGAAGAAGCAATAAAACAATTACGAAATAAAAATAAGAGAGAAGGAGAACATTGA
- the era gene encoding GTPase Era: MTFKSGFISIVGRPNAGKSTLINQIVKQKIAIVTEKAQTTRDAIIGVKTEEDYQLIFIDTPGIHKPKHQLGERMNRTAYAHFKGVDLVYYIIDGAEPFGTGDEFVIERLSKLKIPVFLIINKVDKMSEQALLERIAASTDFQFAEIVPISALENNNVDRLLDVTLSYMEEGVMYYPKDQVSAYPEQFIMAEIVREKILELTEEEIPHSVAVAIERIVKKKNATIISAVILVDRPSQKGIIIGKQGSMIKQIGERARGELETVLGEKVFLETYVRVEKNWRNRARMLNQLGYIETEYEQ, translated from the coding sequence ATGACATTTAAATCAGGATTTATTTCAATTGTTGGGCGTCCCAATGCAGGGAAATCAACACTCATTAATCAAATCGTTAAACAAAAAATTGCGATTGTAACAGAAAAAGCACAAACAACGCGCGATGCTATCATCGGTGTTAAAACAGAAGAAGATTATCAATTAATTTTTATTGATACTCCTGGGATTCATAAACCGAAACATCAATTGGGAGAGCGAATGAACCGTACCGCATATGCTCATTTTAAAGGTGTGGACTTGGTTTACTACATCATTGATGGTGCAGAGCCGTTTGGAACGGGTGATGAATTTGTAATTGAACGTTTAAGCAAGCTTAAAATACCTGTGTTTTTGATTATTAACAAAGTTGATAAAATGAGTGAACAGGCATTGCTTGAGCGTATTGCTGCTTCAACCGATTTTCAATTTGCGGAAATTGTACCTATTTCGGCCCTTGAAAATAACAATGTAGATCGCTTGCTTGACGTAACCTTAAGTTATATGGAAGAGGGTGTAATGTATTACCCTAAAGATCAAGTCAGTGCATATCCAGAGCAATTTATTATGGCGGAAATTGTTCGAGAAAAAATTCTTGAACTTACTGAAGAGGAAATTCCACATAGTGTCGCTGTCGCTATTGAACGCATTGTGAAAAAGAAAAATGCAACAATTATCAGTGCTGTTATTCTCGTAGATCGTCCTTCGCAAAAAGGGATCATTATCGGTAAACAAGGCAGTATGATTAAGCAAATTGGTGAACGTGCCCGTGGTGAGTTGGAAACAGTACTAGGTGAAAAAGTCTTCTTAGAAACATATGTTCGTGTTGAAAAGAACTGGCGTAATCGTGCTCGTATGTTGAATCAACTCGGATATATCGAAACTGAATATGAACAATAA
- the recO gene encoding DNA repair protein RecO, translating to MNNKDVGFIVSIVPFREHDAMVHFLGYEYGLIRMILPGYYRAKSKQGRLGLEFSKVQYRFNFQEHKLNRIIGGESINAYLQVRQNLDWLMYMSLVSELTVRCFDFDSHHLFYQWFENCIESNNLEVHCIKYLAFIIQTQGFTPDVEGCVMCGSTNVNAFSIEHGGYVCATHAQHTIKTTKSLMIALLGIFSNRDVDAYLETINRYDLLKILVEYLEFHGDYKFNSWKLISDV from the coding sequence ATGAACAATAAGGATGTTGGATTCATTGTATCGATTGTTCCATTTCGAGAACATGATGCGATGGTCCATTTTCTTGGTTATGAGTATGGGTTGATCCGGATGATTTTGCCGGGCTATTACCGTGCAAAATCAAAACAAGGACGACTGGGACTCGAATTTTCTAAAGTTCAATATCGATTTAATTTTCAAGAACATAAATTAAATCGAATTATAGGTGGTGAATCAATCAATGCATATTTACAAGTGCGGCAGAATCTTGATTGGTTGATGTATATGTCATTGGTCTCTGAATTAACAGTGCGATGTTTTGATTTCGATTCACATCACTTATTTTATCAATGGTTCGAGAATTGTATTGAGTCCAACAATTTAGAGGTTCACTGTATAAAGTATTTGGCTTTTATAATTCAAACACAAGGATTCACACCTGATGTTGAAGGATGTGTCATGTGTGGGAGTACAAATGTAAATGCTTTTTCAATTGAACACGGTGGCTATGTCTGCGCAACGCATGCACAACATACAATTAAAACGACTAAATCATTGATGATTGCACTACTTGGTATTTTTTCGAATCGTGATGTCGATGCATATTTGGAAACAATTAATCGATATGATTTACTTAAAATACTCGTGGAATATTTAGAATTTCATGGTGATTATAAATTTAATAGTTGGAAACTCATTTCTGATGTATAA
- a CDS encoding DEAD/DEAH box helicase codes for MMNNINKKFFELNKFRELTSVQEKVLKEIKNKRDLIVKSDTGTGKTHAFLFAILELIDPTVDQTQALILAPTRELAMQIQNFAREITTLDERITTELAIGGMDNSRLKKKIEKQPMILITTPGKFLDILSWSVLRLDFIKALVIDETDMMLDYGFINEVDTIASRLSNDTLFMLYSATIPTGLRAFIKKYLKHPIEIVSTEEKLKPRIDHILINQRHRDMNEAVLDVLSAINPLLAVVFTNTKVQAGEVARYLRDYGIECVELHGDVSDRGRKQVLNQINSKRVQYIVATDLAARGIDLPEISHVINAGLPNHDLDFYTHRSGRTGRSGRQGYSISIVTQKDQGAVTRLMKKGLRFEYKRVKDGALEDVRPWFNLEKRTKQLDPEIVQVLHRKNVKIKPGYKVKRKREIERLTNKKKRNMIQQEIRDQKKERAKAKQRERALDTEK; via the coding sequence ATGATGAATAATATTAATAAAAAGTTTTTTGAACTGAATAAATTTAGAGAGCTAACATCAGTTCAAGAAAAAGTTCTTAAAGAAATTAAGAACAAGCGTGATTTGATTGTTAAATCGGATACAGGTACGGGGAAAACCCATGCGTTCTTATTCGCAATTTTAGAGCTCATTGATCCTACTGTTGACCAAACTCAAGCCTTAATTCTTGCACCTACACGAGAACTCGCAATGCAAATTCAAAATTTTGCTCGCGAAATTACGACACTAGATGAACGAATTACAACTGAGCTTGCGATTGGTGGTATGGATAACAGTCGTCTTAAGAAAAAAATCGAAAAACAACCAATGATTTTAATTACTACACCAGGAAAATTTCTTGATATATTAAGCTGGAGTGTTTTGAGACTCGATTTTATTAAAGCTCTTGTTATTGATGAAACAGATATGATGCTTGACTACGGATTTATTAATGAAGTTGATACGATTGCATCGAGATTGTCTAATGACACGCTTTTTATGCTTTACAGTGCAACGATTCCAACAGGGCTTCGTGCATTCATTAAAAAATATTTGAAACATCCAATTGAGATTGTTTCGACAGAAGAAAAACTAAAACCGAGAATTGATCACATCTTAATCAATCAACGTCATCGTGATATGAATGAAGCGGTTCTTGACGTTTTATCCGCAATTAATCCTTTACTCGCTGTTGTATTCACTAATACGAAAGTACAAGCGGGCGAAGTAGCACGATATCTTAGAGATTATGGTATCGAGTGTGTTGAACTTCATGGCGATGTGAGTGACCGTGGACGTAAACAAGTTCTGAATCAAATCAATAGTAAACGTGTTCAATATATCGTTGCGACGGATTTAGCGGCTCGTGGTATCGATTTACCTGAAATTAGTCATGTAATTAATGCTGGGTTACCCAATCATGATTTAGATTTTTATACCCACCGTTCGGGTCGTACTGGTAGAAGTGGACGTCAAGGTTATAGTATTAGTATCGTGACTCAAAAAGATCAAGGCGCCGTAACACGCTTAATGAAAAAAGGTTTGCGATTTGAATATAAACGTGTCAAAGACGGTGCACTTGAAGATGTTCGTCCTTGGTTTAATTTAGAAAAACGTACGAAACAACTTGATCCAGAAATTGTACAGGTTCTTCATCGTAAAAATGTTAAGATTAAGCCTGGCTATAAAGTAAAACGAAAACGTGAAATTGAACGATTAACAAACAAGAAAAAACGTAATATGATCCAACAAGAAATTAGAGATCAGAAAAAAGAACGTGCAAAAGCAAAACAACGCGAGCGTGCACTCGATACTGAAAAGTAG
- the cdd gene encoding cytidine deaminase gives MKDELITKAFEAMGNAYAPYSNYHVGACLLTRDGKTFVGANIENASYGATNCGERSAVFSAYSHGYRQEDIMGIAIVTDGNLLAGPCGICRQVLSELLEPTTPIYLSNGKESMTTNIEELMPLMFGKKDLNDI, from the coding sequence ATGAAAGACGAACTCATTACAAAAGCTTTTGAAGCAATGGGCAATGCCTATGCACCTTACTCTAACTATCATGTTGGTGCGTGTCTCCTGACACGTGATGGAAAGACATTTGTAGGTGCAAATATCGAAAATGCATCGTATGGTGCAACGAATTGTGGTGAACGAAGTGCTGTGTTCTCAGCCTATTCTCATGGATATCGTCAAGAAGATATTATGGGTATTGCAATCGTTACAGACGGGAATCTCTTAGCAGGTCCTTGTGGTATTTGTCGTCAAGTGCTTTCGGAATTACTTGAACCGACAACCCCTATATATTTATCAAACGGTAAGGAATCAATGACAACTAACATTGAGGAACTGATGCCGTTAATGTTTGGAAAGAAGGACTTAAATGACATTTAA